The sequence below is a genomic window from Actinokineospora baliensis.
TCGAAGTCCAGATCCAGGCTCTGCTCGAGGATCTGTGTGGCCACGACGACGGTCGGGCGTTCACGGTCACCACCCTTGCCGAACCGCGACAGCAACCCGCGAGTGATCTCGGCACGCTGGTAGTGGGGGAACCGGGCATGCAGGAGGATCAGGTCGACTCCGGCGGGAAAGTTCTTCCGCAGGGACTCGAAGGTGCGCTGCGCGGAATCGACCGTGTTGCACAGCACCGCCACGGACCCGCCGCGCTTGGCCACCTTGTCGACGTACTCCCGGATTGCCCGCTCCCTCCCTGTTGCTGAGCGATCGTGAGTGCGATGTTCGATGAACGGCCTTGGATGGCGTTCCACTGCCATCGCCTGGGCGGAGTCCTGCCCTGCGGTCAACACCGCGCCCGATCGCCCCACGAAGAACCAGCCTGGGTAGGTCGTCGCTGCCTCACCTGCGGGCGCGGCACCCGCGCCGTCCAGGTAGGCGGCCACGTAGCTGTCGCGGACCTTGGCCGGAAGCGTCGCCGACAGCAGCACCACCGGCACTCCCAGCCGTCCGCACCAGGACAACAAGCCTGCCAGCAGTTCTCGCGTGTACGTGTCGTAGGAGTGGACTTCGTCGATGATGACGGTCTTGTTCGCCAACGCGTGCATCCGCAAGGCGTTGTGCCGCACCCGCAATCCAGCCAGCAAGGCCTGGTCCACGGTGCCAACACACAGACCCGAGAGCAGGGTTGTCCTCGGATCACGCAACCACTCTGTGATGTCGTGATCAGCGACGTACTTGTCGTTGAACCGCGCCATCGAGTGTGCCAAGGTCACCGGCGGCGTCCCCACCGCCACCGCGTCCACGTACTCCTTGAGTCGCGACCAGATCTGATCGGCAGTGGCCATCGTCGGCAACCCCACGAACAGGCCTGTCCGCCCTGTTAACCTCCCCAACGCATGCGCCGCGATGAAGCTCGCCTCCGACTTGCCCACCCCGGTCGGCGCGGCGATAACCAGCAGCCCGGTTTCCCTCGCCCGCGGCACGAACTCCTTGATGATGGACTGCTGCAACGCGTTCGGCTCGAACCCCCAGACTGCCTGTGTGGATACACTCTCAGCGAACACGGGAGTTGACAACCCTACCTCGGCGACACGGCCCCGCACGGCCTTCAGGGTGTTGTCGTACCGGGAAAGGAGGTCTTCCGGTGCGTCGGCTTGCTGACTGCGAATGAACTTCACATCCGACACCAGCCAGTCGGCGACTACCACGATCCCGGTCAACACCACCGCGACCGGCAGCGGCAACCCCGTCGGCAGCGAGGGCTCGCCCAGCACCTCACGGACCGCCGATACCAGCTCTACACGGGCTTGGTGCCACCGGTCGTGTCCCAAACGGCCCACCCGCAGCGGACGCTCCACCTTCTTGGGGCACGGATGCGGGTACTGGCCGTGATGTCCGCCCAGCAACTGGCCAACCCAGTACGCGACCGGCGGCTCGGGGGAGACGCCGTCAGCCACTCGAGGATCCAGAAGCGTTGGCAACGCCCAGTACGCCGCCTCGGCGTGTCCTAGGTACTCGGCGCCGGTCAGCCCTTCCTGAAAGCAGGGAATCGCCTTGCCGACGTCATGCAGCCCGGCCAGCAACGCCACGAACCGCCCGGCCTCATCCTCGGACACCCCGAGTTCGTCCGACACCCACCGCCGCACCCCAGGCGTCACATGCGATTCCCACAGCGCGACGGCAGCAGCAGCGGCGTCCAGCAGGTGGTAGATCAAGGGGTAGTCCTCTGCCAGCCCCTTCCGCTTGCCCCACACTGTCAGATCCACCCAGATCCCCCAGCCGAACTTGATCAACGCTGACGGGTGAGCGTACAGGATACGACGAAGCTGGCTGGGTCTACCCACCGGCTTGGGGCCGATCAGGTTGTGATGTGGGGATAGGTTGCGTTGTGTGACTGGTGGTTCGGTGATGTCTCCGGCTGAGTACGTGGCGTCGTTGCCGCGCAAGCGGATGGCGGCTGGGGTGGTGTTTCGTGATCGCGACGGTCGGGTGTTGTGGGTGGAACCGACCTACAAGCCGAACTGGGAGGTGCCTGGTGGGGTTGTGGAGGCTGGGGAGTCGCCGTGGGAGGCGGCTGGTCGGGAGTTGATGGAGGAGTTGGGGCTGTTGGCTGGTCGGGTGGGGCGGTTGCTGGTGGTTGATCATGTGCACCCTCATGACGACCGGCCTGAGGGGATGGCGTTCCTGTTCGACGGTGGTGTGCTGGTGCAGGCCGATATGGAGGGCGTGAACTTGGCGGACGGGGAGATTCGGTCTGTCCGGTTCATGACAGTGGACGAGGCTCGATCGCGGGTGAAGCCGGTGCTTGCGGGGAGGGTGGCTGCTGCTCTTGACGCCGTGCGGATGGGTAGTACGGCGTTGTGTGAACATGGCGTCCAGATCAACGGTGCGTAGAACCTCCGCACGGTCGGGCAGCGCCCTCGTGCGCCTCTGGGATGGGTGCTCTGGCGCGAATGTGGTGCTTGCCTGCCGTGCGGTTGAGGGAGTCATGGACGCCGTCGGCGAGCCGGTATTCGGCGAGGTCTACGGCTGCCTTGGCGATGGGGGAGTCACGGCGGTAGCCCGCCACTCCGGCTAGCGGCGCGAGATCGGCGACGACCCGGTGGGCGGTGTCGACGCCGTGGGCCTTGACTTCGGCACCCCACAGCTCGGCGTGTGGTCCGTCGTGGTGAGGTGTTCCTGTAGCAATGTCATCCCGTCTCCGTGCAGGATTTGATCTGGGTGGACTACGACCTCGTCTAAACAGCCCCGCTCGCGCGGGGAGCACCGGGTGCCGGTCAGGACCGGCTTGTCGATGTCGGGAACAGCCCCGCTCGCGCGGGGAGCACACTTGTTGACCTGGGATGATGCTAGCCGAGTCGGCGGTTTACATTCACTTTGGCGTCGCAGTCGGTTGCTTGTGTTGGGTGCGGCTGGCACTGGGGCAATGGCGAGTGCAGCACGATGCAAGTTTAGAGCTTGGGAATCGGGCGCACTGGTGGCGATGGCCGCGGACGTCGCGCTGAAGGGTGATGGCTTGGCAGCGGGCCCGCCACCGGTTCCCGGCTGCCGCCACAGCCGTATTGGCACCGGTGGCGGGCCTGCTGGCGTACGGGGTGAGCAATGTGCGTTCACCTGGTGCTCCTCGCCCTCGGAGCGGGACTGGGGGGCCTTTATGCGCCTCGTTTCACACGGTGTGCCCGAGTCGGTCGGTGGGTCTGGGATACTTGAGTGGTGCGCATCCGATGGTCCAGCGATCCGGAGGCACTGTTGGTTGAGCTGGCTGAGCGCCAGATCAACTACGCGGTGGCCGAGGTGGGGTCTGGCTGGTGTCGGGACGATCATGAGCGGCTTCTGGGGTATGAGGAAGCTGGCCCGCCGGTCCTGGGTGGGGTGTTTGCCAGGGCGGTTGAGTTGGTGCGGGGATATGAGTTCGCGCCTCCCGAGTTGATTCGGGGTCACTTTCGGCGGGGATCGGCGTTGTTGGGGCGGGACATGGTGTTGGAGGGCCGCTTTTGCGGTGCTCGGTTTCTGATGGGGGTGCGGGTCACGGCCGTTCTCGACACGGTGGATGCCCAGGTCAGTCGGTGGGGGTGGGCGTATGAGACGTTGGTTGGGCACCTGGAGCGGGGGCGGGTGGATTATGAGGTCAGCAAAGATCACGTGACGGGTGCGGTGCGGTTTCGGGCGCACTCCTACTCGCGACCCTCACACGAGTCACACCCGATCCTCCGCGTCGGCTGGGCCATATTTGGCCGCCGCCTCCAGTTGCGTTTCTACCGGCGGGTGGGCGAACAGATGGCCGCTCTCGCCGCTCACCACACAATCACCACCGCGCCGACTACCCGAATCCACCGGCCACGCCGAGCCCTCACCATTGTCGACGGCGGTAACCGCACACTGTTGCCGGATGGGTGAGGGGCAGCTGGCACGGCTGAGTCATGTTTCGAGGAGTTCTCGTGTTGTCGTGGTGAGGGCGTGGAGGTGGTTCTGCTCGGCGATGATCTGGGCGGAGTTGAGCAGGGAGCGTGCTTCCGGTGTGCGTCCGATGCCGAGGAGGGCGCGTGCTCGGTGGACGCGGAACCAGCCGAGTTGGGCGGGGGCTGTTCGGACGGCGTTGGTGCAGTTGTCCAGAAGCGACAGTGCGGTGGGGAAGTCGTTGGTTGCCAGGGCTAGGCGGGCGCGGAGGGGTTCGACGGGGCCCAGCAGGACGGCTGGCCAGCCTGCTAGGACCAGTTCGCCGGTGTGAGTGGCTAGGAGCTTGTCGGTGGTGTGGCAGAGGTCGTGGAGGTCGGTGGGGAGGTTGTGGTTTCGGGCGAGGCTGTCGATGGTTTCGACGACCAGGGTGAGGACGGTGACGCCGTAGCCGTGGGGTGGGAGGGAGTTCAGGCCGTCCAGGCGGTGGAACAGGGCATGGAGGGCGTCTACGGCGGCGGTGGGGTTGTTGGTTTCGCTGTGGAGGAAGGCGGTCGCGGCCATCCAGACCGGGAAGTACTCGCGTTGCTGCACACCGGTGTCGAGGTCGACGGCGCTCAGGTCGGCCATGCGGCCTTGTTCGCGGCGTAGCCAGAAGACTTGAGCCATCCAGGTTTGGCGCAATGAGTCGCCGATCGTCTGGGTCGCCATGCGGTTGAGGAGGGCTCGACCGGTTCCGAACAGTCGATGTTCGGCGGCAGTCAGGTTTCCCCGCCACAGGTCGAACATCGTATCCATCGTGGACTGCAGCCACGGCATCAGACCGTGCGCTGAGTGGGCGGCGATCTCCCGGTGCCGGGCCGCGGTGGCCTGAGCCTCGTGCAACTCGCCCAAGCGCAGGTGGTCGATGACGGTGGCGATCAGGGCTTCGCCGTGGAAGTGTTCGGGGCCGCCGGAGTAGGCGGCCTGTTCGAGCATCCTGCTGATGTCCCGCAGCTGGTCGGGTGGGGTGAAGTCGTACAGGGCCCAGCGGCACTCGGTCAGCACATCGCAGACGATCTCGGATGGGTCGTCCTGCTTGAGGTCCGCGATCAGGGCGCGGGCTGCTCGTACGCCTGCGGGGACGGTGCCCATGGGCGGTAGAGCCATTGTGGACTTATGGGCCAGATGCGCTCTGACCTGCAGCGACAAGCGTCGGCCCGCCGGGTCAGACACGAGCGGCCAGAGCTCTTCCCGGCTCCTTTCCAGCAATGGCAACAGTTCCTGGTCGGTTCGGCCGGGTGCCGACCAGCGGCGGGCCAGGCGGACTACCGCTGTCGCTCGGCGCAGCGGGTCGTTCACCGCTGTGCGGAAGGCAGCGTGGTACGCCGCCGAGGCCGCGGTCATGTCCGCTTGGCTGTGGTGGACATCCCCTTGCGCCAGGTGCAGCGAGAACCGGAGTTCGGGGTTGCCGGTCATGGCGAGCCCGCGCTGGACGAAGTCGAGCGCCTCTTCATGACTGTGGCGCTCATACGCATCCCAAGCGGCGGCGGACAACGCGCTGGCCACGACGTCGTCCGACAGGTCCGGGTGAGCGGCCAGTGCGTGCCACGCCAAGACCGCGTAGGAGGCGGCAGGGGTCCCGGACAGCACGGTGAAAGCGTTGCGGTGGAGGCGTCGTGAGGTAGCGGCGCGCGTGGCGAGTTCGGTCAGCACGTCGTCGCGGAGTTCGGCGGTGGCGAACTCCACGCGCCCCCGCCTGGCCCGCACCGTGCCGGACCGGGTCGACGCGGCCAGGTACTCGTCGGCCTCGGCCGCGGTCGTGCCGACGACCTGGCCCACCAGCCGCGTGTCGATGGCCAAGTCGACCTCGGTGATCGCGGCCGCCGCCAACCACTCGAACTCGGGTGGACCGGCGACGCTGTCGCAGAGCAGCGCGAACCCGACCCGGTCGCGCGCACACCGCCAAGAAACCTCGTTGATCACGTCCAAGTCGTTCCGCGCCAAGCGGTCCGCTTCCTCGACGACGACCGCGACCGGGCCGCGCCTGGCGACCAGGCGGAGCAGAGCCGCCAGGTCCTCAACCACGCGGGCCGCACCTGGGCTGAACGGACGCGGGTCGACAACGAGTCCGATCGCGGTGGGCGGCTGCTGCCCACGGGTCAGCGGGTCCCGCAAGGTCGCGACCAGGCACTCGGCCAGGATCGTCCGCCACAAGCCAAGTCCACCCGCCACGACGTGCAGGGTTCGAACCCCAGCCGCTGTGGCGATCTCGCGGAGCCGGGGGAAGTCCTGACCGCCAAGGGGATGGTGGCGAACATCCGGCTTGCCCTCGCGCACCGCCGCGATCTGGTCGGCGAACGATCCCGCGGCCTGCTCCGGACTGGTTAGCCGGTTTCTCGGCAGTTGGAGCTGGAACCGGGCGCCGAACTCGTGCAAGGCAACGAGGTCATCGGCCGCACGCGCGATCGTGCTGTAGCCACCGTCGCGGCGGAGCTCTTCGAGCAACTCCACCGGGTCACCGTTGTCGAGCAGAGTCACGATCCGCAGCAACCACAGGTGCTGGTTGCGCGCCAGTCGCGTGCTCTGCTCGAGGTCCGTGGCGAGCCAGTCGAGCACCGCGTGGTCGCCGGTCAGCAGCCCGGCCGTCACCCAGAAGAGCGCGAGTTTGTCCCGCAGGACCTCCAGTTCGGCTCGGGCCCGCTCGCACACGGAGGGCAGATTCGTCTCCCAGTCGATGTCCGGAACGGAAAACGGCCGGTCCGACCACAGGGCAGCGGCCCCTCGCAGCACCTCGACGGCCTCAGCGGTGGCTCCGTCGCCGATGAGCGCCTCCGCATCGGCAAGCGCCGCCTGCAGCCGATAGCGGTCCACCGCCTCGGTCACCGGCACACCGCCAGGGGCGGACTCGAGTCGGTACCCGGCGTACTGCTGTGCGGTCGACACGGTGAGACCGGTACAGCCCAGCGCTTTGCGCAGCTTGGCGACCAGCGGGTACAGCCGCTCGGGCTCCGGCCGGTCCGGCCACAGCGCCCGCGCGAGGACCTGCGCCTCGACCACCCGGCCGCGCTGTTCGGCCGCGAGCACGGCGAGCACCTTCGCCAGTTGCGGCGGCAACGCCATGACCTCGTTGTCCCGCACAAGTCCGACCCGTCCGAGCACCCGAACGTGGAAGTCGACCATGTCGTCCCGGCCTCCAAAGTGTCTGCACTGGATGCATCGGGTGCGGCGGTGAGCGCGTAACACGGTCGCGGCAAGGCGGTGGAAAGGTCCGTGGCTAGCGTGCGGTCGGGGTCCACCGAGCCGGGCGGTCCGGATCGGCCGAGTCCCCGCGGAGGTGTCGTAGATGATCATCGAAGCCATCGCGGCCAAGGTCGTGTTCGTCGTCAAGGGCGCGGTCGCCGTGGCCGCGCACCAGGGGCTCACCGTGTCGGTGGCCCAGCAGTTCGCAGGCATGGTCGGGTCGGCGGGCCTGGTCGCCGCGCTGCACTGGTTGGTGGCCGCCCTGTCCGCCGCGGGCGCCACGGTCGCCCTCGTCCAGGCCATCGAGCGCCTGATCCAGGCCATCGAGCAGGGCCGCCCGCTGCCCGCCATCGAGGCCGCCGCTGACGTCATGGCCAGCGCGTTCCGGAAGTGACCCGAGATCGGAGGCTGCTGTGAAGAGGGGATTGGCTTTGTTGCTCGGGTTGCTGGTGGTGGCGGGCGTCTTCGCCGCGCCTGCCTCAGCGACCTCCAGCGCGGTGGGTGTGCTCGTCTGCCCTGAGATCCTGCCGGAGCACCCACACATCTCGTCCTACAACCTGAAGAACCTCAACAGGATCGACATCAAGACGAGCGCGGGGTTCACCTGTGCGTCGTTGGGCACTGAGTACGTCGTCACCGCGCGGATCACGCTGGAGCGGCAGACCCCATCGGGGGGCTTCCAAGCGGTCGTCGTGGGCAAGCCCGTCACCAAGACCGTCGCGGGTCTGCCGCAGACGTGGTTCCGGGGCGAACTGTTCGCCGTCGGGCCGTGCTTGCCCGGCACCTACCGAGGCAAGATCGACATCGACTCGCAGGCGCTCGGCCAGCCCACACCCAAGGGGTACGCGACGCGGTACTCGGACCCGCGGCCGATCGACTGCCTGCCGAAGCGGACGTCGATGGTCATCGACGACACCGGGTCGATGGCCGGGGTCATCGGCAGCGTCTCCACCTCCCTGTCCAGCTACATCGCCGCGCAGCCGGAGGACGAGTACACCAGGTGGAGCCTGACCACGTTCAAGGACAGCCCCACCGACGTCGGCACGACCGACGACCGCGCCGAGGCGCTGGGGTGGGTCAACGCGCTGTCCGCGAGCGGCGGGGGTGACTGTCCGGAGGACGTCCTGGGCGGTATCAACTCCGGAATGGCCGCCCTCGGCGGTGACCCCGGTGTCGAGCGGCAGATGATCGTCGCCACCGACGCCTCCGCCCAGGCCGGCGACGTGGACGGGATCATCGGTTCCGCGCGAGCGGCAGGCGTGCGCGTCAACGTCCTGCTGACCGGCGACTGCGGCGCGATGGCCGCGCGGACGGCGGCGGGCCCAATGCCGAGTCAGGTGGTGCTCAAGCGCATCGCCGACGAAACCGGCGGCCGGTACTACTACCTGCCCGGCGCCAGCGACGCGGATCTCACCACCGCACTGGGGCAGATCTTCGCCCAGATCGCCGACCCGACACCGCCGAACGGCCCGGCGGCGGTCGAACCCGTCGCTGGCGACGGCCAGTCGACGGCCGCGGGCACGCGGTTCCCGACACCGCTGACGGCGGCTGTCACCACCGCTTCCGGTCAACCCACGACAGGCACCGCGGTCACCTTCACCATCGACGGCACGGCGACCTTCCCCGACGGCACCAATACCGCCACGGTGACCACCGGGTCCGATGGTCGGGCCACGGCACCCGCGATCACCGCAGGCGCCACCGTTGGCGCGGTCACGGTCTCGGCCAGCACTCCTGGCGCGACGTCGGGGTCGTTCTCCGCGACCATCACCGCCGCTGTCCCAGCTTCCATCACGACCACGTCCGGCGGCGGTCAGTCCGCACCGGTGGGAACTGCTTTCCCCGCAACACTTGTCGCCACCGTGACCGACACCGCCGGTGAGCCGTCAGCCGCCATCCCGGTGACGTTCACCATCTCCGGGCCGGCCACCTTCCCCGGCGGCTCGACGACGGCGACGGTCACCACGGGCGCCGACGGGCAGGCGGTGGCACCGGTTCTGACTGCTGGCCCTCAGATCGGCACAGTGACGGTCAGGGCGAGCACACCGGGAGCGACTCCGGCGACGTTCACCGAGATGGTGACCGCTGCCGTTCCGGCCACCATCACGGCGACCTCCGGCAGCGGCCAGTCCGCCACCGCGGGCACGACCTTCGCCGCCCCTCTGGTCGCCACGGTCACCACCACCGCCGCAACACCCGCCGCGGACGTGCCGGTCACCTTCACCGTCACAAGTGGAGCGGCAACGTTCCCCGGCGGCTCAGCCACGGCGACCGTGAACACGGGTGCCAACGGGCAAGCCATCTCGCCCACGCTCAGTGCGGGCAGCGCCACCGGCGCTGTCAGCATCACAGCTGCCGCTGCCGGCCTCACAACCCCAGCCGCCTTCACCGCGACCGTCACCGCACCCCAGGGCTCGGCCAAAGCCGACCTGGCCGTGAGCATCTCCGCACCCACCAACGCAAGCAGCGGCACACCATTCACCGTAAGGCTGACCGTCCGCAACAACGGCCCCTCAACCGCGACACTGATCTACTCAGGCATCTCCCTAGCCAAGGGCCTGCGCATCACCAACCCCGGCGGCGGAACCCCCACCGACAACAACCGCGCCGTCGTCTTCTCCCACCCAGGCCTCGCCAACGGCGCAACGGTGACCTACACCGTCACCGTCACGCCGGATCGCAACGTGACCGGACCACAGAACATCGTGGCGGCCAGCGCGTCGATCAGGGTGGGGGATCCCAACTATCGCAACAACGTGGCTACATCTCGCTTGACGTTGCGCAGGTAGTTCGGGGCTGACAGGACTGTGGGAAGGGCTGGGCAACCCCCGCCCTTCCCACAGTTGTAGGCGGTCACGCCTTGACCGGGTTGGCTATGCCTAGTAGCTCGCACTGGTGGCTGAGTTGACTGGTCAGCTCCAGGGATTTTTGGCCTGCCACCAGGTTGGTGAAGGGGCGGACGAAGTAGGACATCAGGCCGGGGCGGTGGTTGATGGCTTCCATTTGCCTGGAGTAATTGGCCAGGGAGTCTTTGAGGCGGAGGTAGGACTCTTGCCAGGCGCGGATTCGACGGCGGTCGTCTTCCGAGGTGGGGAGGGGGATCTTGCTGAGGTCCCACCAGCCCTCGGTCATGACCTCGTGGTAGTTCTCGACAAGGTGGGTCGCGGTGTCGCGGCCGGAAGTGGTTTCCATGACTAAGTCGCCGGAGTTGTTGCTGGCTTGTACTAGGCGGGCTCGGATGGACAGGCAGATGGGGGAGATGGTCGCGGCGTAGGTTTCCAGGGAGGTTGGGTGTCGGCGGTGGCCGTTGGTGAGGTCGGGTTCGGGGTCGGGGGGTAGGTGGGGGATTGTGCCCAGTGGGGGTCTGACCAGGCGGGGTTGGTTGGTGATGACGCGGACCAGGTCGGTGATTCCGGGGTTGGTGAGGTCGGTGATCACGTAGTGGTCGACTGTGTGGGGGAGGACGAAGTGGGGGAGTTCGGTGACTTGGCGGCCGGGGAGGATTACGGGGAGGAGCTTGGGGGTCCAGGTGTCTCGCTGGCTGTGCAGGAGATTGCGCAGGATTGCGGCTTCTGATCGGACACCGGGGTTGGTGGTGGAGGGGCCCAGGCCGTCGCCCGCGGCGGCGTATTGGGGGGAGGCGATGACCAGGACGTAGTCAGCGGTCAGGATTGACTGGGTGGCCCAGGAGGACCAGTCTTGGCGCACGCCTTCGGCCCATTGGTCGAGGGTGACGTCGATGCCGACCTCGCGTAGGAGGCGGGAGAAGAACCGCACGTCGTCCTTGTGGTTCTGGGAATCGTGCGTGTACGTCACGAAAACGTGAGGCATGCTCGTCACCGCCGACTCTGCGTGCGCGTCATTTCGCCAGGCTACTTCCTTTGGTCCGCGCGCACGGAAGATTTCTCGCTATTTCTTCGGTCGCATGCACTCCGAGGGAAAATGTCAGGAAACTGTCTGGCTTTTGCCTTGTTGGACACTTGCTCGTTGCCGAGAGTGGCTGGTTGGTCACGCGCGCGGAGTGTCGGTGGGTGTGCTTATGCTGCAGTGACGAACAGGTGTGCGGGTGAGGAGTGGGGTTGTGTCTACGCTGAGTGACCGTCCGGGGACGGCTGTGGTGATCATTGATGTGCAGAACTCGGTGGTGGCCACCGCGCACGAGCGCGAGGCCGTGATCGGGAACATCAACGTGCTGGTGGATCGGGCCCGCACGGCGGGTGTGCCGGTTGTGTGGGTGCAGGACAACGGGGGTGACCACCCCAACGGCAGCCACGCGTGGGAGATCGTGCCCGAGTTGTCGCCGCTGGAGTCCGAGCCCCGCGTGCAGAAGGAGTACGGGGACTCCTTCGAGGAGACGGACCTGGAGTCGATCCTGGCTGACCTGCGCGTCGGCTCGCTGGTCGTCGCGGGTGCCCAGACCGACGCGTGCGTCCGCTCGACCCTGCACGGCGCCGTGGCCAGGGGCTACGACACCACTCTGGTCTCCGACGCGCACACCACTGAGGACCTCACCGAGTACGGTGCCCCGTCGCCGGACAAGGTCATCGCGCACACCAACCTGTACTGGAGCTTCCACTCCGCCCCCGGCCGCACCGCGGGCATCGCTTCCGCCGCGGAGGTCCCCCTGGGGTCGGCCTAACGAGAAGGGGGTGGGTCAAATGACCCACCCCCGACTGCTTCAGCGTGGTTGCCGCCAGAGAGGCCACATGGTCGGTCCGTCCTCCGGTAGCTGGTACGGCTCGCCGAGCGGCGCGTACCCCGCCCGCAGGTACAGCCGCCTGCTGTTCAGCGTGCTCGCCTCCAAGAACGCCGCCAGCCCCCGATCGTCCAGCTCGGCGTGGTGGTGCCGCAGCAACGCCGCGCCCAACCCGTGGCCCTGACGTGACGGGGCGACCGCCAGCAGGCCCAGGTGGTGATGGGGTTCGGACGGGTGGTGCGCGTCGAACGCGGCGTCCAGGGCGTGGAAGCGGTCCGCGTACCGGCCGGTAGCGGCCAAGACCCTGACGTCGTAGTCCGCAGGCGCGGGTGGTTTGCCGTGTTCGCGGTGGAACCACACGGCGACCGCGTCGTCGTCGATGGTGTCGATGTGGCCGTGGGTGACGGCGTGCTCGACGAGGATCTCGAAGTCCGCGGTCAAGGCGGCCAGCCGGTCCGACGGGGTGTCGACCAGCCAGGCCGTCTGGGGGAGGGGCTCGAACGCCCTGGCCACCACCGCCGCGCAGTGGGCGACGTCGGTCGCTCCCGCCCGGGTGATGGTGGTCATCGGGCGCCCACCGGTACGCGACCGGCGCCGCGGCCGATGGCGTCGTAGACCTGCGGTCGGGTGCGGCGCAGCAGCAGCCCGTAGCCGACCCCGCCCAGGGCGACCACGGCGAACAGGATCGGGATGCCCCAGCGCAGCGGTGAGGTCTCCGGGACACCGAGCAGCAGCGCGTAGTTGGCCACCACCAGCACCAGGATGGCCGTCACCGCGATCGCCGCGATCGGGGGCGCGATCTTGTGGACGGTAGTGGTGTCCTCGTCGTTGTCGCGCAGGAACCGGACTGTGGCGAACGCGGTGGCCGCCAGCAGCATCAGCACGCCGAGCGCACCGGCGGTACCGGCGATGTAGAACAGCTCGGTGAGCGGGTCCCAGCCGCCGATGGCGTAGGCGATGATCACCAGCAGGGCCAGCGCGCTCT
It includes:
- a CDS encoding AfsR/SARP family transcriptional regulator, which gives rise to MVDFHVRVLGRVGLVRDNEVMALPPQLAKVLAVLAAEQRGRVVEAQVLARALWPDRPEPERLYPLVAKLRKALGCTGLTVSTAQQYAGYRLESAPGGVPVTEAVDRYRLQAALADAEALIGDGATAEAVEVLRGAAALWSDRPFSVPDIDWETNLPSVCERARAELEVLRDKLALFWVTAGLLTGDHAVLDWLATDLEQSTRLARNQHLWLLRIVTLLDNGDPVELLEELRRDGGYSTIARAADDLVALHEFGARFQLQLPRNRLTSPEQAAGSFADQIAAVREGKPDVRHHPLGGQDFPRLREIATAAGVRTLHVVAGGLGLWRTILAECLVATLRDPLTRGQQPPTAIGLVVDPRPFSPGAARVVEDLAALLRLVARRGPVAVVVEEADRLARNDLDVINEVSWRCARDRVGFALLCDSVAGPPEFEWLAAAAITEVDLAIDTRLVGQVVGTTAAEADEYLAASTRSGTVRARRGRVEFATAELRDDVLTELATRAATSRRLHRNAFTVLSGTPAASYAVLAWHALAAHPDLSDDVVASALSAAAWDAYERHSHEEALDFVQRGLAMTGNPELRFSLHLAQGDVHHSQADMTAASAAYHAAFRTAVNDPLRRATAVVRLARRWSAPGRTDQELLPLLERSREELWPLVSDPAGRRLSLQVRAHLAHKSTMALPPMGTVPAGVRAARALIADLKQDDPSEIVCDVLTECRWALYDFTPPDQLRDISRMLEQAAYSGGPEHFHGEALIATVIDHLRLGELHEAQATAARHREIAAHSAHGLMPWLQSTMDTMFDLWRGNLTAAEHRLFGTGRALLNRMATQTIGDSLRQTWMAQVFWLRREQGRMADLSAVDLDTGVQQREYFPVWMAATAFLHSETNNPTAAVDALHALFHRLDGLNSLPPHGYGVTVLTLVVETIDSLARNHNLPTDLHDLCHTTDKLLATHTGELVLAGWPAVLLGPVEPLRARLALATNDFPTALSLLDNCTNAVRTAPAQLGWFRVHRARALLGIGRTPEARSLLNSAQIIAEQNHLHALTTTTRELLET
- the cas3 gene encoding CRISPR-associated helicase Cas3'; its protein translation is MIKFGWGIWVDLTVWGKRKGLAEDYPLIYHLLDAAAAAVALWESHVTPGVRRWVSDELGVSEDEAGRFVALLAGLHDVGKAIPCFQEGLTGAEYLGHAEAAYWALPTLLDPRVADGVSPEPPVAYWVGQLLGGHHGQYPHPCPKKVERPLRVGRLGHDRWHQARVELVSAVREVLGEPSLPTGLPLPVAVVLTGIVVVADWLVSDVKFIRSQQADAPEDLLSRYDNTLKAVRGRVAEVGLSTPVFAESVSTQAVWGFEPNALQQSIIKEFVPRARETGLLVIAAPTGVGKSEASFIAAHALGRLTGRTGLFVGLPTMATADQIWSRLKEYVDAVAVGTPPVTLAHSMARFNDKYVADHDITEWLRDPRTTLLSGLCVGTVDQALLAGLRVRHNALRMHALANKTVIIDEVHSYDTYTRELLAGLLSWCGRLGVPVVLLSATLPAKVRDSYVAAYLDGAGAAPAGEAATTYPGWFFVGRSGAVLTAGQDSAQAMAVERHPRPFIEHRTHDRSATGRERAIREYVDKVAKRGGSVAVLCNTVDSAQRTFESLRKNFPAGVDLILLHARFPHYQRAEITRGLLSRFGKGGDRERPTVVVATQILEQSLDLDFDLMISDLAPMALLIQRLGRCWRHDRRLSDGSPDRPSWSLGPRLVVLDPVDLAAERPFPEEWGSVYDGFDLAATHVVLSERPGELRVPGDVDALVQQVHSVTADDVPADLRNLWNAQYAEARARVQFAAVAGVVPASTVKDLFELTSNEVLEQDVSTRLGIDTARLVPRYTDARGRNWLDPEHKVEWTTSRPKPPRVKAFMDHSVTCPGEWVRDAVAKGRLTSHGEWSRLGVLRDVLVLPAPVFEDLTLDPELGLRRTTKGS
- a CDS encoding NUDIX domain-containing protein — translated: MSPAEYVASLPRKRMAAGVVFRDRDGRVLWVEPTYKPNWEVPGGVVEAGESPWEAAGRELMEELGLLAGRVGRLLVVDHVHPHDDRPEGMAFLFDGGVLVQADMEGVNLADGEIRSVRFMTVDEARSRVKPVLAGRVAAALDAVRMGSTALCEHGVQINGA
- a CDS encoding DUF1990 family protein, coding for MRIRWSSDPEALLVELAERQINYAVAEVGSGWCRDDHERLLGYEEAGPPVLGGVFARAVELVRGYEFAPPELIRGHFRRGSALLGRDMVLEGRFCGARFLMGVRVTAVLDTVDAQVSRWGWAYETLVGHLERGRVDYEVSKDHVTGAVRFRAHSYSRPSHESHPILRVGWAIFGRRLQLRFYRRVGEQMAALAAHHTITTAPTTRIHRPRRALTIVDGGNRTLLPDG